A single Anopheles maculipalpis chromosome 3RL, idAnoMacuDA_375_x, whole genome shotgun sequence DNA region contains:
- the LOC126564870 gene encoding kelch domain-containing protein 3, which produces MMHWIVNLDGGPRRVNHASVAVGEFIYSFGGYCTGEDYHSNSAIDVHVLNTHNMRWAPIPAVEDENGVPCKYPEVPFQRYGHTAVAFGSKVYLWGGRNDEIVCDILFCFDTKTRKWTRPSVTGTVPGARDGHSACIYDERMYIFGGFEESIDKFSCDVYYLDLRTMHWTYVNTLGEPPSYRDFHSATVLNHRMYVFGGRSDAVAPYHSQEEIYCPNIKYLDLKADRWYTPKTTGEIPVGRRSHSAFTYNNKIYIFAGYNGNIDKHFNDLYCFDPERNVWRQVTPLGQAPRARRRQSCLVIGKRMYLFGGTCPTNNGDPSSFDYSDTHVLDFEPSLCTLAIIKVLEYRLDITGLPQDIRIEIRNMSTPNKIGRSLNKG; this is translated from the exons ATGATGCATTGGATCGTGAACCTCGATGGTGGTCCGCGACGCGTGAACCATGCGTCGGTGGCGGTGGGTGAGTTTATCTATTCGTTCGGTGGATATTGCACGGGCGAGGATTATCACTCGAACAGCGCCATAGATGTACACGTACTGAACACGCACAACATGCGCTGGGCACCGATCCCGGCGGTAGAGGATGAAAATGGTGTACCGTGCAAATATCCGGAGGTACCGTTCCAGCGGTACGGTCACACGGCCGTTGCCTTCGGAAGCAAAGTGTACCTGTGGGGTGGACGGAATGATGAGATTGTTTGCGATATACTGTTTTGCTTCGATACGAAAACCCGCAAGTGGACGCGTCCTTCGGTGACCGGTACGGTTCCGGGAGCACGGGATGGCCATTCGGCATGCATCTACGATGAGCGGATGTACATTTTTGGTGGGTTTGAGGAGAGTATAGATAAATTCTCGTGTGATGTGTACTACCTCGATCTGCGCACGATGCACTGGACGTACGTGAACACGCTGGGAGAACCACCGTCCTATCGGGACTTTCATTCGGCCACCGTACTAAACCACCGGATGTACGTGTTCGGAGGGCGGAGCGATGCCGTAGCACCATATCATTCGCAGGAGGAAATCTACTGTCCCAATATAAAGTATCTGGATCTGAAGGCGGATCGGTGGTACACGCCGAAAACTACCGGCGAAATTCCTGTCGGACGAAGAAGTCATTCTGCAT TTACctacaataataaaatttacatcTTTGCGGGATACAATGGCAATATAGACAAACATTTCAATGATCTCTACTGTTTCGATCCCGAGCGGAACGTTTGGCGGCAGGTAACGCCGCTGGGTCAAGCACCACGAGCCAGAAGACGCCAATCTTGCTTGGTTATAGGCAAACGGATGTATCTGTTCGGCGGAACATG TCCCACAAACAACGGTGATCCTTCGTCGTTTGATTATAGCGACACGCACGTGCTGGATTTTGAACCAAGCTTGTGCACCTTGGCCATCATAAAGGTTCTGGAATACAGACTCGACATTACAGGCTTACCTCAGGACAT